The DNA sequence TCATTAAAGTAAATGACATCACCTTTTGAGATGCCTTGTGTACACTTTTCTTTTTGGTAGGACTTTTGAGAACTTGCAGGGAGGACGATTTCTTCCCCACCTCAGTTAATGCCACTGGATTCTGACCATGTTTTACTAGCTGTTCACGTGAATGTGATTCTGACGAGGTAGTGCTGACCCTGCCTTGCGCTTTAAAATTATATGTCCGTTTCACTGGATTTAGAAGCCCCTCTTCGATAAAATCTTTTATGGGAtattttccaggtggtggtgtatcCTGAAAGGAAATAACATTAGTCGTTTGGAAGTACAGAACTCGAGTATTGTTGAAATAAAGACATTAAGTTAAAGCGTTTGATTTCGCACTCAGCACACTTTGCAAGtatttatttttattcgttcatgggatgtgggcccttgaggggcagtttagattcaaccacattgctgtgggtctggagtcacatatagaccagacccagtaaggacggtagatttcctttacaacaatcgacaatggtctcatggtcatGACTAGACTTTCGTGctcgatttttattgaattcaaatttccccacctgcactgatgggatttgaacctggatccccagagtactctgggtcactggattactagtccagtgacaataccactacactaccaCCTCCCTGTACCAGTAGAATACCAATATAAGAGGgaaaacaacaataataataatctttattattgttacaagtaggcttatattaacactgcaatgaatttacggtggaaatcccctagtcgccatattccggcgtctgttcaggtaaactgaggggaaattcagaatgtccaattcacctagcaagcacgtctttcaagacttgtgggagggaaccggagcacccggaggaaacccacgcagacagggggagaattgcagactccacacagacagtgacccaagcgggaatcaaacccgggcgttgtgaagcaacagtgctaaccactgtgctaccgtgccacctatatATTCTGTACGAGAAGAGAATGCTACTAAATTTTCCAAGCATGGGCTGGTTAGGGTATGGTCTGTGCCTTGGCCATTGCAAACAaaggaagggacatgctgtttgatatgatcgcCAGTCTTTGGGGTGTATGGCCTGCATAGCTAGCATAACATCGGCACTGAAATTAATTGACCGCATTACTCATTGGTGTGGTCCTGTTAGAGGCGAATACCACTTGTGTTGCAGCTGaatagcagcagagagaaggaGCTAACACCACCTGTTTGCTCAGGTTTCTGAGATACCTTATCCTTCCAGGGTAATCAGAGGCAGACTGGGCCTTTTCAGGGCCAAAAAGTGACACTTTTAGGCTCATTCATGAGTTTGCGTGAATTAGAGGAACACAtttatctcggagggttgtggggctggaagagatCAGGGATGTGGAGGGGCACAGTTACAGAATGATGACATTCTAAAAATCAAATTGTTGCTCAACCAGAAGCCAATGTGATGGGTTTAATATACTTTGAGCAACTTAGGGCAGATGGAGCAGAGTCTTTGATGAACTAAAGTTTACAGAGGATAGAATGTGGGAGGCTGGGCAAGAGTGAATTGAAAATGTTAAGTGTAGAGGAGCGGATGAGGGTTTTAGCAGCAGATAAGCTAACGCAGGGAGTTACAGAGGTGGAAGCAGGTGGATTTAGTGATGGCGTGGATATATGATAAGGTCATCATCTGAGCGTCAAATATGATGCCAAGGTTGCAAATTGTCTGCATCAGCCTCAGACTGTTGTCAGGGTCCGGGATGGAGTTTGTGACTAGAGAACAGAGTTTGTGGCAGCAAAGTCAATGCATTCAGTCTTCCTAATATTTAGTTGGAACAGATTTCTGCTCATCTAGTACAGGATGGGCATCGTCAACATACATGTGGAAACTGACGCTGTGTTTTCAGCTGATGTTGTCGAGGGACAGCATCTAAATGAGAAATAGGATGGCGAGATTAGATCCTTTGGGAACATCAAAGGTAATGGTTTGGGAGCAGGAGGAGATGTCGctgcaagtgattctctggctacaatTAGAGAACAGtacataagaatggaaccaggtgagtgtGGTCACACCCAGCGGGACAACAATGGAGAGGGATCAGAAGGAAAATGGTCTGGACAATCATGTAAAAAGATGTAGTCGGgtcaggaagggggaggagggatagTTTACTTTTTTTCAGAGTCAAACAGGATGCCATTTGTGCCTTTGATAACCAATTCAGTACTGTGGCAAGGGTTCTGCTATGAatttacttttgaggctgtataaggcactggtcagaccccgtttggaatattgtgagcagttttgcgtcTCATATCTAAGGatagatgtgctggtcttggaaagggtccagaggaggttcacaagaatgattcctggaatgaagaacttgtcatatgaggaatggttgaggactctgggtctgtacttgttggagtttagaaggatgagggggggatctcattgaaacttacagaatactgcgaggcctggatagagtggacatggtgaggatgtttccacttgtaggaaaaactagaacccgagggcagaggctcagactgaagggatgatcctttaaaaaagagatgaggaggaatttcttaagccagagtgtggtgaattcatggaactctttgcagcagaaggctctggaggccaaatcactgagtgtctttaaggcagcgatagataggttcttgattaataaggggatcaggggttatggggagaaggcagattatatagaatatagaacatacagtgcagaaggaggccattcggcccatcaagcctgtaccgacccatttaagcccttcacttccaccctatccccgtaacccaataactcctcctaaccttttttggtcactaagggcaatttatcatggccaatccacctaacctgcacatctttggactgtgggaggaaacccacatagaagaatgagaggcaaccttattgaaacatataggattcttagaaGGCTTGACATGGTGGATGCTCAGAGGCGTTTTACTTTGTGGGAGACCACGGAGGGCTTGTAGAGGCTGGATTGTTAaggatgttcaaggctgagatagaagggcagcatgtggcgcagtggttagcactgggactgcggcgctgaggacccaggttcgaatcctggccctgggtcactgtccatgtggagtttgcacattctccccatgtctgcatgggtttcacccccacaacccaaagatgtgctggttaggtggattggccacgccaaattgccccttaatgggaaaagaaaaataattgtctactataaatttataagaaaaaaaggctgagatagtcagattttctatcagtaagggaatcaagggttatgaggataaggtgggAAGTGGAGTTGTGGATTATCCTATCAGATCATCATGACCTCACTAAATAGCGGAGAAAACTCAATGGGCCGATGGCCTATTTCTActactatgtcttatggccttaccaTCTATCACAATGGAAAACCTTGGTAAAAAGTTACCATGAAAATGTATTTGGCAGATCTTTTTTGCAAGAGCTTGCTGTAGAAAAAGCCATCATGGAAAGTTTTGAAATTACAGGAGTAACAGTGATAGTCTCCAGGCGTAGTTGAAGAATCGGAGAAGGAGGGAGAAAAGGAGACATCAGAGATACTGGGGGAATAACAGAAAAATGCTAGGACATATAGACACAtgaaaagagtgagagagagggagactttcCTTTGCATTTGACATCCTAAAGAGATGGTATAAGGCAGTATCTCATCCAAATCTGGGCAAAGGGAAGTGGACCTTGGCTAAATGTACCAGGTACCTCCTGTGCCCTACAATAAAATCAAATCACTAACAATAAACAGTGACTGCACCAGGCAGATGCACCTAAATACAAATCAATTTTACTTTGCAGATTGACAAATGCCCTCGACTGCACTCTGCAGCGGCAAAAGGAGCGCACTCAGCAGGCCAACAAAGCAGCTTTTATAGATGGTTCCCAATTCTCAAGAGGCAACTCCAGCCATCTGTCATCCACAAGTAATGTGTTTTATTCTGACTTGCAATATCAAGTGCACGTGTTTGCAAACAAAGGCTTGTCAAATCTTTTTTGTGAGGCCGGTGTCACATTCAGCATTTACTGCATGAGGTTCAATAGGTTTTAATGGATGTCTTTTATAAGAGTATTGTTAGTTTTTCAGGGGTCCTATTCTAACTAACAATCTCACAAAATCATTTTGCAACAACTTATTTCTATTAGTTAACTTGCCAATCTCATGGCCAAGAAGAGACGTTATCTGTTTGTGCTCACTGCCAAGGCAAACCGGTGAACTTTAGCTATTCCTCGGTAGCAATAGTCTTTTCAAAACAGTTGGATAAATTTGCCTTTAGTTTCAATGGCATTTgtcacattttaagttttaaatttGAGGTGATGGAAATTTATGGAGACTGAGTGCCTAAATTCTCAGCAAGGACTTCTACTGGGCAAAACTGCCATTTGGTAATGCACCCCACCAATATTTCTCCTGCCTCACTGTGAAGAAAGAACCACTTTGCAATGACACAGATATGACTGTACCTTGCATCCAATTTTGGACAAGTAAAAAAAAAGTGAGAACATCAATGCCTCCAGCTAGGTTAAAAATCAAGAGATCATCGATTTCAGATTTTTTAATAATGGTATAAACGACAATCTTATGAGCTGCTATATTTGCTGCCTATCCAATGTCCATTCTACACTTACTTTGATATTTTCTTGCCACCACCTTCCTCTACTCGATTCCTGCACTTCTGGTAGCGAATTTCTTTTTTGCTGGAATAGTCAGCGCAAAAATAAGTTAGGATGAACactaatttaaatatatatataatatagcaGTCGAAAAGCCAAAATGTCACGTCCCACTACCTTGCTATTACGACTAACTTTAGCGTTACTGGCTACCTTCACTTTGGATTTTATTTCTGATTGGTTGGTTAAAACGCGTTTTGTATTGGCTATTTTCACAGCAGAGGGGTTGGAAGCGGTTGCGGCCATATTAACACCATTACCGAGATCCTAATCGCAAGCACTGCCCTGATTTCTTAGATGTCCCCTTTTTTTCCAAAGACTGAACCGCTACTTCCAATTTCGGAACATTTTTTTCTCCCTTGATCGCCTTTCACTTTCAAATCAAAACTATCGTAAGGGATACTCCGATCTAAATTCTTAAAATTGCTCCCAGTGAGAACGGGAGCACAGCCCCCCTCTATAATCGCCGGTGTTTGAAGCGTCGCCTTCAATTTAGCTCAATAAAACCCCATTACGTTCAGGGATAAACCACTGTGACGTGCTCCTGCAGTTTTTTTTCGACACAATTACTTCTGGTCCCAGTCCCTTTCCCGGTGGTCCTTGTGGCGACGGAGACAGACAGCCGCCACTGGTATTTTCTCTTTTCGCTGAGGTTTGCTCACAAATATATATTTCTCAACCCCCTTCAATAGAATACTTTGGCCCAATAACTTTAGAACAGACTGAACAAGATATGGAAGGGCTTTAAGGTGCGACAACTTGCTCTTGAACTGTCGTTTCCTTGATGGAGCAGCCAAATTTGTCAGTTTCTAGAATTCGGGTCCAGAGATGACAGTCCAACCCTACTTCCAATGCATTCATTCCCTCGCTCAAGTGAATGGGGCGGAACCATGCATTCACTGAACGTATTCTTTAATCTCACCGTGAACAgtctggaatttttttttaaaaatcaggtaggcttacattaacaccacaatgaagttactgtgaaaagtcccttgtcgccacactccggcacctgttcgggtacacagaggaagaattcagaatttccaaattacctaacagcacgtcttttgggacttgtgggaggaaacccacgcactcagggcgaatgtgcaaacgccacaaagacagtgatccaagccgggaatcgaacctgggaccctggagctgtgaagcaacagtgctgtctACCATGCTGCCACCAGAGCCTTTTTACCTAATAACTAACCCATATGGTAATAACTGGCCTCAGAACGGGTCGACTTGCAGATTAGGGGTGGGGCGAACGAAGGGCCGTGGATTTAGCTAAGATGAAACCATTTGTGACTAGACTGTTGTCATCACTTAGCTATAAAGCAAATCATACTTCCGATGTTAGAGCACGCCAAACAGTGGCCCTCACTCAGAAAAAGATATTGCAAAAACATTTCAAATAAAAGGCAGTGTATTGCAGTTTCATTTTCCTCACAGTTGTCCCAACAAAAAAAAGCATGCTGGTAGCTCAATTGAAAAGGGGTACTACTATCTGGAGTAGCTAGTTGTCACAAGtggtactccagactttgaagcacATAATCTGAGACATtcaagtgcggtgctgagggactgCTACAATGACAGTCTTAGAGGAGATACTAAACAGAGGAATTAGTACATTCTCAGGTGGGGCTAATGTCTCCACACAGTACATCCCAGGTTTCCGGGCAATAATTCTACATCAGCCAATATTCAATGTTGATTGCCGATTGTTTCATTGCTATTTTTGGGATCGGTTTCCAACAGTGCCTACAAGTATGTCTTAAACTGCTTGGGAGCATCCTTAAAACCACCATTAGATCCAGATTTCAAGCAATTCAAAAGATCAGTTAAACAGAACTTGGTTCAAAGTGAAGAATTATTTCCTGCTAGCAAACTAAAAATCATTTAGAACTGTTCCACAAATGGGGTAATCGGCAATATAAACATGGTGACGATGGCTTTTAAAGAAATCGGAATCACATGGTTGCAGGACGCAAGTTCACAAACAAGGATGCAAGTTCACAAACATCAGCTCCCACAAGCAAGCTTCAGCAGGATGCCAAAACATCTCAATCCAAGTTCACTTCCAAAATCGATCCCAGACTTCGGTGGCTGCAGGGTTGCATGTTCTCCACATGTCAGTGTGGGTTTCTTctagctctagtttcctcccacagtcccaagggtgtgcaggttgggtggatttgccattctaaattgtccctcaatgttcaaatgttaggtggggttacagggatagggtggtggagtgtGCCTAGTTAAGATGCTCGCTCGGTGTAGAGTTAAGATTCTATGTAGGCATTGAAGCAGATATTTGAGGAGAGAAAATTAAAAACCAACTGTTGCAAGTGTCAGGTCAGATAGCACCTGTGATAAGGATATGGACTATTTGTAGCATTTTTCATTAACTTCAGATTTCCAGTATAAATAACTGAACATCTAGTACAAGCATGCCAGCAGACAAGGAATTCAAGCCAGCAGCTTGTCATTAATGCTTCAAATAATCTACCTTACATTGGGAGAAATTGTCAATAGTCAATACACAAATCTAATCAACTTTGATGCACATTCGCCCATTTCCTATTGCAAACCCCAAAACAAACAATTCCTACACAAAGTACTTCCAGCACGTTCAATAATTTGGGCAATTGAATATAAACTAAACTGTATGGAGGGAATAACCCGAACCCTAAAAAAGTCAGTCACCATGGTTAGATGTGCCAAGATAAAAGTGAATGGATATGTTTTCCAAAACTTGCATTCTCATTCAAGTCAGCAAAGAACTTGGTCATCAGGGaaatacatatattttttaaaaaccttgtgATCCTAGAGTGGCTATAATTAAGCTTCAAAACTAGCACACAAATGCAATTCCCAGCGATTGGCTCCTGGGAAATCAGGTCCTTTTATAAAGTAGCAAGATAACAATCAGAAGGATACTGACTTAACACCACACAATAAGGCAAATTCAACCAGTGAATTATGCAAGACCCACATATGTGCATAGTTTGCCTCTAACTTTTAGCTTGGGATATAAACATTATTGAATGCAAATCTTCATACGAAATCTACTCACCATCTTCAATTTTCAGTACAAAGCTAGTTACCGCAAACACATTAATTATATAGGTAGTGCAGAGAATGTTTAAAACTTTTACTGGTTTCACTGGGAGCCTGTATTAGCACTTACTGCTCATGCACATGGACATAATCTCAAAGTTGCAGAAAATAGTGAAGAGGCTTACAAGCCCAGTGTAATTGGAAAACACGTGGGAGATGAAGACAAGAGTTGTGATGCAATTTGGGAAGGGAAAATAAGGCAAAGACTAATGCAGGAACAAACTTGGCTTTATAAAAATGTCTTGATCATCAAAAAGTTATGAAAGCTTTTATGAAAGGTTAGCCCTCAGCTAGAATAGTGGCCACTTCTAGAAACTTGCATCAAGATCTTGACAGCAAGTGCAGAGATTTACCACAATCATGTGAGGAATGACTTGAGAGAAtctgggttgtttttttttttttaaatacggaGGAAAAAGTGGTGGTCAAAATGGAGGGGCTGTAATACAACAGGCAAAGGTGAAAACAAGTTTCCAGTGACAGGAGTCAGTAACCAGTACAGATAATTGTCAATAACATGGCAAGCTTCAATCTGAAATGCAATAGGGTAGTGGAGCAGGATTATACAATTTCCTTGGATGCTACTATGTACAGGAGAAATTTGTAGGGCTATGGGAACAAAAGGGAGAACCAATTCATTATTGAATGCAGATACAAAAAAGCTGCCACGTGATGGCACAAAAAGGGTTTCCTCCCAGTTCacaatgtgtaagttaggtggattggccacgttaaattaccccttagtgtctaaagtttAGATGGGTGACAGGGATGGGATAGTGGGGTCTAGGTGTGGAGGGTCGGTGCACTCAATTGgagcgaatggtctccttctgtgctgtagggattctattaattcATTGTGAGTATTCATTGTGAGTAAATACATTTCATAACTATTTACTTTTTGGAATGGGTTCTCCTAAGCTTTGATTTGGTGGTGTAATACTAGTTTTGATTCCTTGTGCCCACTTTCAAGCTGTTTGTCTTCAGGATAAGCAATTATGCATTTATAAAGAAATGAAATAAACAATGTAACATTTGAATGAATTAGCAAAATTTCCTATTTTCACTTGTGGTCTGTACATTAGAGGTTGTGTACTATAATCCATACACCCAAGAAGTGTCCAGCAGTAAAGAAACAGTTGACTTCATATTTACAAAATTAATTGAAAATTAAGGATATTTAATTTGTGGGCTTTAGTATTTACCTGGTGTGTGTAGAATTCTGCATGGATAATACTTGTAGACAACTGATGCTGTGTTTGAGAAGCAGGCAAATATGTTTTTCTGCCTCCTGGCCTGGAAACTTCCCTGGGGTAAAGGATTTTTGAATCCAGATGGTACTAGACATCAGCATCAATTATGCTGTACCGACAGCAAGAGGTTTGTGAGCCAGTTTTACGTCAGTTCTCTAAAAGCCAGACTAATTTGGGCACTCGGATTTGTAATTTAAATGCTATCTACCACGCCATGCAGTTCTCGATGTGAGAATTTACTCAAGCATTTCAGCATAACTCAAAAGCTTAAAAGTAATGTCAAAACATGGAGCAACTAGGTGGCAAAGATCAAAAAATGAAATAAATTTAGCTAGTGGATTTGTTGTTCACGTAGGCTAGCCTTTCCCAGAGGTTATAGCCACACTTAGCAGCCTGCATCAGAATCCACCTTATTCAGCTTCCCATTCAACCAAGATATACATTGAATGTTAGTACCACTGGAACAGAGTAGCATCACAGAGCTGAACCCCTTGGTGAAGGTATCAGTGTCTTTTGTGATTTTATATCTAGGAACAGAATCTTTTTGATGGAAGATTTAGCATAAATTCGTAGGACCAGTCTGACCTTTTTGGTCAAAATGGAGAACAAAGCATTATTTCATTAGTTTAATACAAGCGTAGATCAGGAGGAAAAGATTTTCCCAGTATCAAACATGTGCATCTGGAATTTAAATGGTTACACAATATGAAAGCCAACAGTCTTTTGCAAACTAGTATTTTTAGTCCAATAGGAACAAAAACTACTGAAGTTATTTGGGTAAATTGTagttttattggaaaaaaatatacaACTTGGAATGGATTTCAGGCATGTCAGTGCCAAAGCAGATTTCAGAAAGAACTAAGTGGCTAAACAAAATTTTGAAAGAGCACAGTAAGAAAACAAGAATGCTTCCTTGTATGGAACAGCAAATACAAAAAGGTTTAGTGTACGAGTACCTGGATGATACACCCGTTTTGCTATAGTGCAATGCTGAGAAATTTTAGGCTTTCTGTCCTTACTCTATGCAGAGTGATAACTCTGCATTTAAACAGCAATGCAACACATGCTGATACCAGCCATTTCCTCACAGCAGCATACCCAGATGATCCCTCGTTAAACCACAAGTCCTTATGTAGCTTTGAATGTGTAGAAGAGCTTGGATGCACTTCAAGATAAAGCCACATGCAACTTTTGTTACACCAAAGTCTTGTCTCAAATGTGAAAGAAAACAATGACAAGAAGATATTGTTGAAGGGAAGGAAAACAACATGGACTTACTCTACCCACTATACATGCACATGTTATAGACAGTTGGGGCAGGAGAGAAACATTACAGAAATTACAAACAAAGGAAAGGCAAATAAACAATGCTTATTTTTTTTTACAAGAAAATTAAAAGGTTTTATGTACAAGATCTTCACTTTGCAGTCATCATTTGCACAAACTCTGTAAAAGAAGAAAAATATGTCACTCTAATTTCCAAAGCAAAGCATCAAGACTAATCTCAAATCACCGTGCACAAGTTACGTTTCAACTCCCATTGATTGAACACATTTGGAACAATTGACTGATGCAGTGTTGGAATATCAAAACGATTATTCCCATTTGTTTTATCGACAATCTTTGAAAACGAATCAAGCCAACAGATTGATAGAcagaaacaaggggggggggggggggggggggggggggagtggaaggaaGAGGAGAGAAACAATACATGGGTACTTGGGTTGAGCAGCAAATATTTGACAACCATGTTCAGGCAGCTGAAcaagttcaggattttgagcacaACTGTTGGTAAACACCAGAGCAGCAATACTCATGGTCCACACCCCCATCCCTGCGACAACCAAAATCACTGCATATCTGAATTGGAGCACCTTTTAGACACAAGAAGCCATCCAGCTTTTATTAAAAGTTATAAACCAAATCAATTGGATAACCTCTTTTGATTAAGTCTGAATAGCAAGATCATTGCATAAAGATTTCCAATATAGTAAATCCAAGAGTTAAAATTAGTCAATTGCTTGTAATGAGTAACTATAAATGAAGCATGATGGTCAGTGTTGAGGTTCCTGAACAACCAGATGCTGATAGATGTCCTTAGTTCTGATGCAGGTAACCCAACATTTCGGATGTAATTTAGCAGTACTATCCATATTTACCCACTCAGAATCTCCAACTTCTAGAATTACCTCAGTGAATAAGAAATCTAGTGATAGTAAACAGGCTAATAGGTCACTCTATCAGCAGGCGTGTATGGCAGAATAATACTTTTTTTATTTGGTGAACTTTCCAGTCTTTAAAATTTATAACCTGTTAAAAGATTGTTTAAAAACACTTTTGAAATAAGGGATATTTTATATCCACATGTCTGGGGTGAGAAAGGCAATAGAATTATTGGATCACTACCATGGCACAAACTTGGGGTAGTCATAAATAAAATTCAAAGCTGAAATGATTTGTGAATTCTACAAATAAATTTGGATTCCAATTAATACTCAAGCAAAGAAAGAAGCACAATAGCATAATGGAAAGACTAGTTTCATAAAGCTTCCCTTCACTATTACATCTATAGTGATCAGCATTAGGTACCTTGCTATCACACCCAATGAGCAAGTAAACCTGAAGTTAGCATTTAATTGTATAGTTAACTTCCTTGGGTTGAAGCTATTGTTTGAATAATTACATTTTTCACTTCAAGTACtatacacaatttcaaaata is a window from the Scyliorhinus torazame isolate Kashiwa2021f chromosome 1, sScyTor2.1, whole genome shotgun sequence genome containing:
- the LOC140408434 gene encoding protein STPG4-like isoform X3; translation: MAATASNPSAVKIANTKRVLTNQSEIKSKVKVASNAKVSRNSKQKRNSLPEVQESSRGRWWQENIKDTPPPGKYPIKDFIEEGLLNPVKRTYNFKAQGRVSTTSSESHSREQLVKHGQNPVALTEVGKKSSSLQVLKSPTKKKSVHKASQKGTLTATSHNLKTPLFGKSTAKLGKVDFLSPFSQGNFRSSVKRFPTIYFVPDRDLGAVADCL
- the LOC140408434 gene encoding protein STPG4-like isoform X2, which codes for MAATASNPSAVKIANTKRVLTNQSEIKSKVKVASNAKVSRNSKQKRNSLPEVQESSRGRWWQENIKDTPPPGKYPIKDFIEEGLLNPVKRTYNFKAQGRVSTTSSESHSREQLVKHGQNPVALTEVGKKSSSLQVLKSPTKKKSVHKASQKGTLTATSHNLKTPLFGKSTAKLGKVDFLSPFSQGNFRSSVKRFPTIYFVPKTPGPGAYDPIRRTRAASSLYYYQLNT
- the LOC140408434 gene encoding protein STPG4-like isoform X1 yields the protein MAATASNPSAVKIANTKRVLTNQSEIKSKVKVASNAKVSRNSKQKRNSLPEVQESSRGRWWQENIKDTPPPGKYPIKDFIEEGLLNPVKRTYNFKAQGRVSTTSSESHSREQLVKHGQNPVALTEVGKKSSSLQVLKSPTKKKSVHKASQKGTLTATSHNLKTPLFGKSTAKLGKVDFLSPFSQGNFRSSVKRFPTIYFVPKEGPAPGQYNVKHETFSQMITSSFQSKVPRFLTHPNKTPGPGAYDPIRRTRAASSLYYYQLNT